From Xenopus laevis strain J_2021 chromosome 7L, Xenopus_laevis_v10.1, whole genome shotgun sequence, one genomic window encodes:
- the hspb7.L gene encoding cardiovascular heat shock protein isoform X1, with product MNLKSSSAFRSEHTIKQTSSSSSSSSSQPREPFMDKTQGMFGDDFGKFRRPHGDPLGYPGAADNVKSVGNTFQFAVDVRDFSPEDIIVTTSNNQIEVHAEKLGADGTIMNTFTHKCQLPEDVDPTTVTSALGEDGNLTVKAQRNPAKHSEHLQQTFRTEIKI from the exons ATGAATCTGAAATCTTCCTCTGCCTTCCGATCGGAGCATACCATCAAGCagacctcctcctcctcttcctcatctTCCAGCCAGCCCCGGGAGCCATTCATGGACAAGACCCAGGGAATGTTCGGCGATGACTTTGGCAAGTTTCGGAGACCTCACGGCGACCCACTGGGCTACCCAG GGGCCGCAGACAATGTGAAAAGCGTGGGAAACACCTTCCAGTTTGCTGTCGATGTGAGAGATTTCTCCCCTGAGGACATTATTGTCACTACGTCCAACAATCAGATTGAGGTCCATGCGGAGAAG TTAGGGGCTGATGGGACGATCATGAACACTTTCACCCACAAATGTCAACTCCCAGAGGACGTGGACCCCACCACTGTGACCTCTGCTCTGGGGGAGGACGGGAACCTGACGGTGAAGGCCCAGAGGAACCCGGCAAAGCACTCGGAGCACCTGCAACAGACCTTCAGGACTGAGATTAAAATCTAA
- the hspb7.L gene encoding cardiovascular heat shock protein (The RefSeq protein has 1 substitution compared to this genomic sequence) — MNLKSSSAFRSEHTIKQTSSSSSSSSSQPREPFMDKTQGMFGDDFGKFRRPHGDPLGYPGAADNVKSVGTTFQFAVDVRDFSPEDIIVTTSNNQIEVHAEKLGADGTIMNTFTHKCQLPEDVDPTTVTSALGEDGNLTVKAQRNPAKHSEHLQQTFRTEIKI; from the exons ATGAATCTGAAATCTTCCTCTGCCTTCCGATCGGAGCATACCATCAAGCagacctcctcctcctcttcctcatctTCCAGCCAGCCCCGGGAGCCATTCATGGACAAGACCCAGGGAATGTTCGGCGATGACTTTGGCAAGTTTCGGAGACCTCACGGCGACCCACTGGGCTACCCAG GGGCCGCAGACAATGTGAAAAGCGTGGGAAACACCTTCCAGTTTGCTGTCGATGTGAGAGATTTCTCCCCTGAGGACATTATTGTCACTACGTCCAACAATCAGATTGAGGTCCATGCGGAGAAG TTAGGGGCTGATGGGACGATCATGAACACTTTCACCCACAAATGTCAACTCCCAGAGGACGTGGACCCCACCACTGTGACCTCTGCTCTGGGGGAGGACGGGAACCTGACGGTGAAGGCCCAGAGGAACCCGGCAAAGCACTCGGAGCACCTGCAACAGACCTTCAGGACTGAGATTAAAATCTAA